Part of the Anaerolineae bacterium genome is shown below.
CCAAAGCTTCATTCTCTTGAGAAATATCTCGACCAACTATAATGACATCCCTTTGAGCCTGAATCACATCCCTTTCAACTTTCCAGTTTGGCTGATAAAAACCACCTTGCATATTCACCGTTGGATCAACAGGAACTACTTCATCAGGTATATCAGGCTCTATAACCGCCGAGACATTGTTCAAGTCACGCACCAGAGCCATTAGCCCTAATGCGTAATTGTCAGGCTGGTTGAGGTTATGATAGTGTAAACGCTTCAAATCAGATGGAACTTCGCAGGGCGAAATGAGCAAGGGGATGACACGCTTTTGTAAGGTCAACGCATTCTCCCATTCCCAGGTCACGTAGGGAGATGCTGCCGATGCCGGGGTCAGCAAAACCAAAACGACATCTATTTCTCGCAGCGCTGCGCGAAGTTGCTCTTTCCACCCCAATCCGCCTTGCATATCTTCTATGTCTCGCCAAATAGAAAAATTAGCGCGTTCCAATTCGGTACGAAGGCGAGTAGCGGCAGGGTTACCATCCGCGCGAGCATACGATAAAAAAATCTTAAGCATAGTCTTTTTCTCCAAGAATATTGCAGTCAGCTACACTC
Proteins encoded:
- a CDS encoding toll/interleukin-1 receptor domain-containing protein, which produces MLKIFLSYARADGNPAATRLRTELERANFSIWRDIEDMQGGLGWKEQLRAALREIDVVLVLLTPASAASPYVTWEWENALTLQKRVIPLLISPCEVPSDLKRLHYHNLNQPDNYALGLMALVRDLNNVSAVIEPDIPDEVVPVDPTVNMQGGFYQPNWKVERDVIQAQRDVIIVGRDISQENEALAQVFADLMKNIKLLPADDQAAITPIAEQARTQAEKIQKGDESPETQTALEKRLKNLAAMAPDIGEVIIAALASPAAGIALTIQKIAQKVQEQLKN